The DNA window AATTACAACAGAGAACTGGAACACAAGATGAATTGGTATTGCGAACTGCGACTCTCCCACCATTGAGCACATCTGTAATAGATACATTGTAATATTTCACTGTACAATGGATGTTCACACTTACCACTCGGAAAAAAGCAGTACCCAGTCAattccccccaaaaatattgGAATATAGAATACGCTAACTAGGTGGAATGATAATGGTGTATCGCACGTTCTCAGCGCGTTTCCTCATCCAACGAATGTCACTCTTCTGGGCGGAACTAGCCTACACATTGCGTCCTAGACATTACGGAGGACAAGCAGCGCAGCCAATACGAATAGGGTGTACAAATCCACCTGAACGCCCCCAAGAGGTTACAAAAAAAGATGCTTTTCTCAGATGGCAGGCCAGCGTATCATTTGGCCTGCCCTATCTGCACTGGCCCATTTCTCAAAGATTAAAAGATTAGAATTCACATTAAGTTTCAGTTTTTCAATTCCCGATCTGACTGTGTAAGCGTACACATTCAGCTGAAAACAAGTTATCGAACTCAATGGGGACTTATAACCTTTGACATATTTTTAAGTCCATATCCAACTGTTCAGGCAAAAAATTATGTGACCAAATTGAAGCCCAGTCTCAACAACACGTGATATTTATTATGAGATGGATCTTCATACTGGTTTCAATAATCACAAGCCTACTTTTAATCAAAGGGAATTTATTTATGTACCAGCATTTTTACTTTCCCCCCTCAACATCACAATTTAGTACACAGGCCTACATTACAATGATCCATTTTGGACATGAATgttgaaaaatacatttcatttcAATACAAAGATGTCCAAAAAGACCATTTTTGAATGCTGTATTAacacacaatacaaaatatTGCAAATAAACAGTACAGATGAAACAATAAACATGTATAGGAAAACAACATGTACAAATCATGTCACAGGAGTCTTATCACTGACAACAGGCCACAATATTCTAGGTTCATGACATCTCCAGATAGAATATTTGCAGTGAGTCAAAAGGCTGAATGCAACAATCGCAGTTGGAAATGAAACATAAATGAAACATATAAACATCAATATAGTACAAGAAAAGCAAACCCAGCACAAAAATAACATGAAATCAAATAATCTGTTTCCACCAATCCCCTTTGATTTTGGACAAAAATAACTTCACAGTGTGTTATGAAACTAAACCTTGGTTCCCTGAAGCTGCTGTGGAATTCAATTCTGTAAAGGTAGAGATAAACTTGACAGAAACTATGTACTCATACAGTGCCATAATATCGCTTTACTTCATGTTTCAGTCAAAGCTTGTGCTTTGTTAAAGTCCACATTAGCAAACATATAAGCTTAATAATTATATGCATCTGAAAAAAATCAAGTTCTAAGCACTTCACAATAACGAGAAAAACACAAGGGTATTGGTTTAGATAATTATATGGCTGTTCAATCAGTAAAGAAGTTGCCATGTTGAAGTTAGGCGTGTTCATCCAGAGTTCAGGTGAGGTCTTTGAATATACAGTACAGCAAGGTAGTGTTGAGGGCAAGCTTAACAGTTCCTCATACAAAGGCATTCATAAGGTTATGATTTGCACTAAGAGCCCCATGGCTCTGTTTACGTCCTATAGCACTGACAAGGAGATCACCTATTGTACGTCTGATCATCTAACAGAATGCTTGCTTCACACAGTGCATTTGCTTTTTTGATCAAATACCTCTTTTGAGCCTCTTGCCATAGGTCGCTCTACCATGCATTTACATTTCcactcctttcccccccccacgcatctcctccctccaacccttgTAATCGCAGACCAGTGAACGTTCATCTCAGGGTTTCCTCTGCATTGTCTGGTTGCTGAGCACGGTGTGTGGGATGGTGGCGCTGCGGTCCGAGGCCCTGCTCTCTGGCGCCCTCACGTGGCGCAGCGCAGCGCGATCTGCTGCACCTTGCCCAGCTCGGCGAGCAGCTGCTTGACTCGCTGTTTGAGCTGAGGCAGCCGGGCCAGGGGCTCTGGGGGCTCCAGCTCTCCCGTGTAGTCCAGCCAGCTCTCCAGCACTGAGGGACACACAGGACAAACACATTCTCAGCCAAGGAAGCATCAGGTGTGGCTGACAGACACCTTTCATTTCGAGTTGAGCTGTTGCTACGTGCTTCTGCACACCAGCGCTCGAGGACAGCGTGATGTCGAGGGACTGTAGTAGGCCCAGGGAGCGGGCGCCCATGTCTCACCATCGAGCTCCCTCTCGATGAAGTCCATCCTGTGTGTGACGTCGTCCTGCACCGCGTCTATGTGGTCCAGCAGGTTGATCTGCCACTGCTGACGCTGCCCACTGCTGTCCTGGGCCCCGCCCCCGCCACACACCACGCCCTCTTCCTGCTTCACCTCCGTCTGGGACCAGCAACTACCGTTTGATGCCTAAGGTgagacacaagcacacctcaGACAAAATATTCTCTGAAAAAGATAGAACCTGATATTGTTCAGTTCAGTAAAGAATATAGGGTAGTGGATACAGGCATGACATCTGGACAAAAAAGTTGGTTTGCAAGGCAGTTTATTTTGGACTGTCTGACCTTGGTAATGGTGTTGAGGGCTTTGGGCTTGTCTGTGTCCAGGAGCCCCCCGTAGCGCTGCTCCCTCTCCAGCAGGTCCTCGGTGCTCCTCAGGCTGTCCTCCAGCTCCGAGCCCCGGCGGGTCTCCACCACCAGCCTCTGCTCCACAGCAGGGTAGTAAGCCCGCGGCTTCTGGTAGCAGTGCTCGCTGCTGATGTAAGAGTCCTGGAAGGACTGGTAGggcgaggagcaggaggacgaggaggaggtggcTCTGCTGAGCTTCTCCAGAGCGGCAGACAACACCTCACTGTGGGCCCGATCCTCCTCCGTCGCCATGGGAGATGGCACCGTGTCTGTCCCCGAATACGAGTCTCCCCTCTTCCAGGGCCTCTCTGTGAGCTTCCAGGGCTGGCGCCAGAGACGCAGGTCTGGGTGGGTCTGGCTCctaaacagggggggggggggcacaggcaCTGTAAGATGACACCCCAATATACGGGTCTGCTACTGTAACCAAATCCCAGCAGACAGAAGTTTCAAGTTTGTTATTGTCAGACGTGGGGCTGTAAAGACGTCCACTGGGTGCTTACTGTAGGACGCTCATCTTGAGCTGGAGTCCGTTGAGCACCTCCACCACATGGTGAACATCCCCCAGCAGCTGGTGGGTGGCAGCAATCTTCTTGGAGTTCTGGTGGGAGTAGTTCTCCTCCAGGAAGGACAGGCCGTACATGTGACCGCTGCTCAACCAATCGCGGTCATACCAGAAGCGCAGGTTTTGCCTCTGACCTGGAAGCCCACATTGCGTGAAGACAGTCAGACTAGAATGTGCAGAATGTTGTGAGGGGCTCTTAAGTGTGTTGCCTTGGCTCACCTGGTGGGTCTCTGCAGATGTAGCAGGCATACTTATCTGGAACATTCTCCTCTAACAGGCCCATGCAGGTGCCATGCTGCCAGCACAGACACTCCTCACACTGGGAGACAAGAAACCAATCGTTTTAGTTAACGggtaaaacaaataaaataataatattcagGTTCAGCATCCTGCTGCTCATCTAACCTGTATCATGAAGTCattctcctcttccacctcacaGATGCAGCGCACTATCTCCTGGTCACTTGTTTCCAAGGTAACAGAGTCCAGACTCAGTGGCGGCGTAGTAACATCCAACTCCTCCCCATactcctcctcactccaccCACAGCTGTCAGTCGACCAATCACTGACACTATCCTCATCTAGGAGGGACAatcagggacagagggaggttgCCCAATAATAAAGCATATCTCTCAGAAACAGTGACAATCCTCCCAACCTTCATATTATCTGTACAATATCGTAGGATTAAGCAAGCCATAGCCACAATGGAAACACCTGGATTCAATCAATGAACCATAAAACCTGTTCTTCATTGAGACACCAGGTCTGGATAATTGACATGTCACAGTGAAGTATGTGTAAAATGACATGGGATCGActttacacacactaacaacagATGCAATCTTTGGGACATATGGCTGATAGATTGAATCCAAGCAGAGAATGCCAGGGGAGAGATCAATAATTcctcacgcacagacacacacatacccaccatTCATGTGAATCtgctctgactggttgtatcctGGCCTGCAGAGGTATGCCTCAGACTTGTGATTGTGTGAGAGGGGGAATTTGAGAGGCAAATTCAATTTGGACTGAAGACCCAATATTGAGATGTCAATATTCTCCTCACTACCTGTGTGCTCTGTTAatgaagggaaggggagagcAGACGGAGAACATGATATCAACTTTGGACATGCTGGTCAGAAAACAAGAAGTGCTTCATGGACTACAGACACTACAGTGGACATGGCACACGGAACGACGACAGGTATACTGCTCTCCCTTTTGAGTAGCTCGTATCTCTGACGGGTCCGCCTAATTCGTCTCCAATGGATGACTAGGCCAACCTTCAGATCACGTGTGACAGTTTACCTACATACGCACTCAGTGATTCAGGGTGTATATCGGTAGATGGGACTCtttgtgtgggggagggtgttAAGAGGCACGTCAGGCGGTATATATGGTGATATTGTGCACAAACTGAGGCAACATCAGCCTTGCCTACCCAGTCTTACATAGAAAATAGAGGCAAAGTCAGTAAGAAAAGGTGTTGACATAGGTATTAGTCCATTTGAGCATTCTTAAGATCATGGGACAACTACTGATTAGGTACTACGAACTACAACTACTGATAAAGTACTATGAACTACAACTACTTTTTAAGTACTACGAACTACAACTACTTTTTAAGTACTACGAACTGCAACTACTTATGACACGTTgaccctctcacacaccacagcacaccaagAGGAAGGAATGAAGTCTGTGAATTCAGGGGCCTCTCAATGCCCTGAATGTACTGAAGCAAGCAATGCACATGCAGTTGCAACATAGATGCCGGGGCCCAATGCAGGACAGTAGGGTTCACCTCTTACCAGATTTagacttctttttcttcttctttttcttgagCTTGATGCGGAGGAAGTCTTTTGGTTTCTTATCTTtaagtctgtctctttctttcaccaGCACTGGAGACACAAAGGCAGATATTCTGCGTCAAAGCAGTGTCCGGAAGACTAGAGACAACGCCAAGGTAGCGCCTTTCTCATTTCCCCAATGATCAATGTCCACCCTTTTGGTGAAATCGCAACATGTGTACCTCATAAAGAGATGGGGACACCACCTACCACTTTTCATTGAAATACCTGGATATTTCCTAATCTCCCATGCATCATACACACCTACATCCAGACCACTCTTCTCGCCATCCAGTGATTTACATCCGTTCCTGTCCAGCTGATTCTCCTTGCTCTTCTCCCTCTGCAGCGCCCTCTGCTGCTGGCCCTGGGTGGTGACAGCAGGGGGAGCTGACGTGCGCCGGCCCGCTGACTTCACCTCACCGCGAGGAGATGGTGGAACTACGTAGGGATTATGCACTGTGGAGTCTACGATAACACACCGAACAAACAAGAGACAAAAGCAACATGTTATGAGATTCAGATATCAGGTATCAAAACAATCAGGCTTATTTATGGGTTGAAGTGATTCAAATCACTGCACTGCAATCAGGTGCAACTGTTTCTTTTCCAAGTTATACTGTGCTAAAGACAGACTGACAGCCCCTGTGAGGAGACAGGCCCAGTCTGCATAAATAGGGTAACTAAGCACATTGATAGTACAAGGCAGTAAGAGACTTACACATTGAAGCAGAGATGGTGCGCCTCCTTTTGGGGCTCTCCAGGTTATTGGGGAACGTCTGCTTGTCTGAGGCCCGGGTCTGGACACTTCGGGTGGGGCTGAGGTCTTCCAGAGGCTGGTCCTCCCCGTGGTAGTACTTCATATGGTAGTGCAGCAGTTTGGCCTTGCGGAAGGACTTAGTGCATCCTGGAGAGCTGCATTTAAATGGGTTGTGGTCCAGATTGATGGACAAGACTGGTGGAGGCTGGTTTTTGATGACTCTGTACACTGAAAAACAGTAACAAAGGAAAGGGTAAGAAAACAGGAAGGCTAGGTGGCTTGGAGAGAGGTAGGAGAAGTACTCACATGGTTCCCTGCTGAAGCGGTTGGGGTTGTGAAACCCCTGCTTTCTAACGGctgaaaagacaaaaaagacaTGATATGAATCTGGAGGGCAGTCCATAGTATTTCGTAAGTGACACTGACACTTGTTTTTGCTGTCTTGCACATTGAATATGAAATTAAACTGAACCTATAGATGTACCAAAATATATAGGCTCCATACCAAATATGGACACTTACGTTTTACTATCGGGGCTGGTTGCACCTCTGCTTTAGAGGTGTCTGGTTGGGTGGCTACCTCCTGTTCCTTGTTTTCATTGGTGGATGCAATGGATACCACAGTGCCAGGCACTGTTTGTGATGTCTGATTGGGTGATTCAGTGGATGGCTTAGTTTCATCATGCGAGCTTTCATCTGCACAACATGAAAGAATATGTTGAATGTTACAAAATAGTTGTCTGTCGTACACAATACGCATTTTGCCCCCATTTGCATCCACTTTCAGATAATTTTAGACCCCAATCCCTCTTTACCAATCTGGGGTTTGTTTTCAGACATCATCTCGACATCCTCTTTCTTAATTCCTCCATTCAAAAGATGACTGTATTGTCCTTCACTTTGCCcattctccccctcttctttcaCGCCATTTAGGTGCTCAGTCTCTTTCGCTGGCTCCCTGAGGTGGTTCTGTTCTGCTTCCTGGGCACCCTCCTCCTGCTTCACtggaacctctctctctttggtacCATCTTCGTCACTGTCATTCCTCTTGCAgctctcatctccttctctctcctcccactcatcctcatcatcctcgtcCTCCGTGTTGCTGTCGTCTTCCTGATCAGAAGTGCTGCGTCtggctctcttcctcttcaagCCTCCGTTCTCCTGaggcctcctgtctctcttgttCCGGGGCTTTCTGGCTCTGTTCCTGTCAGCGGATCCAGGCTTCCCTCCTACTTCTCTTTGCTggaattaaaaaaagaaaaaaaaagctagAAACAATAACCCAATATTCGACAGTGTAGTGTACACTATGTACAGGTAATGTCTTTGGACCAACAGGGAGGAACCAGAAGCACACTCACCCCTCTAACATATGGCTTTACATGAATCTCCTTTACGGTCTGGACTACTCCGTCATAAAACTTGACAGTGTAGGATGCTGAGGAAAAAACTGAAATTAGTAAGTACatttctatacacacacacgcatacatacacacacacgttcagacATACTTACCATCtttgttcactgacaacactttGGCAGGGTAGAAACGGCAATCAGACCAACTGGCTAGAACCTTGTCATGCACGTGGAATCCCTAGAGAAGCAAGAGAAGAAATCATAAGGTGAGGTGctaaaacaacaataacaatgcGATCATCGGGGTGGGATAGGAAAAAGGCTAATTATGTCAATATAGGGGCAAGGCAAAAAGAAGGTAAAGTAAGAATGCAGAGTACATGGCTTACAGGGACAGGACAGTCATCCTGTAGTCCCTGCCTCCTCAGCTGGATCCTCTCCACGGGCCTCAGGTAGGGGCTGGTCCAGTCAAACCACTCGTCATAACGATGGCTCCACTGACGGTAGTGAATCAGGACCTTCTCGTCGTCATAGTCGATCTTCTCTATGTTGGCAGCATACCTTGGCAAAGAGAAGAAGGCAGGTGTCATTGAGATGCAAGTAAAAAACTTCAGGGGTCAAAATGGAGACTGAAATGGAggatgggtggagagagaagttGAGTGTGAATGGATCAAGGAGGACATGAAGTGCAAGCTCAGGCGTGATGGTATGACTCACCAGTTTTTGAGGCTGTCTCTGGCCTCTAGTTGCGCTCCTACTTCAAAGGTTATTCCTCTTCTGTTAGGTGGTGTCTTACTCATCCTGTCCTCATCTGtctcctgtaaacacacacacacacacacaaacacagtcgaTTAGGAAATCAGTTCCAAATAAAGAATGTACAAAATGAGTACTAAATAATTACCCTAATTGAGCTTAAGTGAAATCAGCAGGCTGTGACAAATATAAGATATTCTCAGATAATGTTGGCCTCATCTATAGTTCAGGACAAATAACATAGATTGAGGCTTTTAGTTGTAATTTCTCACCACATTCATTGTGGTGAGAAATATGCATCTGCTGGCCTGGTAACATGTCAAATATATGATGAGACTAGGATCCATGGTTGAGGCAGAAGCAAACAACATACTGAGGGTTTCTAAAAAATGTGTGCATCCTACGGACAAGTGACACTCAAGTGCTGGCCATGGGCTTAGGGACTTAGTTGTAACTACAGTGATATGAATATTATGAGATAATGTAcatcttcatttagcagatgttggACGCGAGAGTGCATAATGCCATTGTGGCTGTCATAGCATGTTACAGCAAGTATGTACATCGTTTAAGCTACCCTCCTTTGAAATCAGCCCTTACAGAAGAAAATATGATGCAatacgactctgcttctgtatTGACAGGAAATGCTCAATAAAAAGACAGGTTACCTTTAATTATTTCAAAATTGCATTCCAATGTTTATTTTGTGTACATTCTCATGGCATGATGTCCACAAGAtatccacacacaaaaaacagaaGTGCCGCCATGATAAGACGATAATTTCTGTCGGAAAATATGACATACAAATTCCGAGCTACAATAACTCACCTTAGATGAGAGCGTTTGATGTGCATATTCCATTGCAACGCAAACTAGCCGGATATCACACTACTGGAAACCCACGTGTCTTCTGGCCAGGCGAATTTTCCATGTATCGAAACAATGGGAGACAATAGCAAAGGCAGGTCTAGGAAATATACTTTATGTAGGCCAATGATAATTTAACGTAGATGTACATGTGGATCGCAGTACCCAAACGTCACAAATATTGGTATGACACAATTGAGGAAACGAATAACAGGTCACTTTGGTCAGGCAAAGTGGCTCaagggacagacagacgtgACCGAAGTCAGTGACGCAAATTGCGCGCAAAAAACGTCTGTTGTTTATGCCACATACGGCTTCGATTTAGTTACGGATAAAATTGTCTTCATCCTTCGCAGTATTTGCTTAGGCTGGAgtattttcaaaatataagACAAAGGTCGACGAAGTCCTGTTATTTAATGCCTGTAGAGCACTGTATGTGTGAGCTTTATTTGGGATGATTTCATTGAGATCCACATCAAaatgacaataattgtattcaTATAACTAGTTGCTCGATTACATACAAATCAATATGCAACTAAAAGCCTTTGTTGACTTCTGGAGTGAAGTGAACGGCTTATTGTCTGACGTTTTATAACTGGTGGAAGGGCGTCAAAAACGCTTCAGTGTAGTACGTCAGAGACTTTACTGGGGTCTTATTGGGGGATATGTCTGATGGGGGCGGGTTAGTGAAATCTTATAGGCCGTTGAAACTGACATTCACAGTCATTGCCGGGGCCTTTCCTAGCACTAGTAGGCCTGTTTCACAGTTTCCTTACCGTAAATACTGCATACACATACAGCGATATAAACTTCCTAGACTGTTTTTCATCGAATGCTccacataaacaacaacaaagcccACATAAACAACCTAATATGTTGAAAAACAGCCTtgagtaaaataaaatacatactatgattttttatttaaagttaCGTATATTGTTAACTCATGGAGCTATCTCCATCAAGCGGCATGCGGCACAATCTAGCTAACTAACGTTGCATTACATTAAGGTCAACAAAATGGGCCCGCATTTTTTATTCTGCCTTAAATGTTTGCTACTATAATGTTGGGTCAATTCATAGGATTGTTACCTTGTTTCCCTGCTACTCTTAGTCCAAAAA is part of the Hypomesus transpacificus isolate Combined female chromosome 9, fHypTra1, whole genome shotgun sequence genome and encodes:
- the phf20a gene encoding PHD finger protein 20 isoform X3; the encoded protein is MSKTPPNRRGITFEVGAQLEARDSLKNWYAANIEKIDYDDEKVLIHYRQWSHRYDEWFDWTSPYLRPVERIQLRRQGLQDDCPVPVSHGFHVHDKVLASWSDCRFYPAKVLSVNKDASYTVKFYDGVVQTVKEIHVKPYVRGQREVGGKPGSADRNRARKPRNKRDRRPQENGGLKRKRARRSTSDQEDDSNTEDEDDEDEWEEREGDESCKRNDSDEDGTKEREVPVKQEEGAQEAEQNHLREPAKETEHLNGVKEEGENGQSEGQYSHLLNGGIKKEDVEMMSENKPQIDESSHDETKPSTESPNQTSQTVPGTVVSIASTNENKEQEVATQPDTSKAEVQPAPIVKPVRKQGFHNPNRFSREPLYRVIKNQPPPVLSINLDHNPFKCSSPGCTKSFRKAKLLHYHMKYYHGEDQPLEDLSPTRSVQTRASDKQTFPNNLESPKRRRTISASMYSTVHNPYVVPPSPRGEVKSAGRRTSAPPAVTTQGQQQRALQREKSKENQLDRNGCKSLDGEKSGLDVVLVKERDRLKDKKPKDFLRIKLKKKKKKKKSKSEHTGSEENIDISILGLQSKLNLPLKFPLSHNHKSEAYLCRPGYNQSEQIHMNDEDSVSDWSTDSCGWSEEEYGEELDVTTPPLSLDSVTLETSDQEIVRCICEVEEENDFMIQCEECLCWQHGTCMGLLEENVPDKYACYICRDPPGQRQNLRFWYDRDWLSSGHMYGLSFLEENYSHQNSKKIAATHQLLGDVHHVVEVLNGLQLKMSVLQSQTHPDLRLWRQPWKLTERPWKRGDSYSGTDTVPSPMATEEDRAHSEVLSAALEKLSRATSSSSSCSSPYQSFQDSYISSEHCYQKPRAYYPAVEQRLVVETRRGSELEDSLRSTEDLLEREQRYGGLLDTDKPKALNTITKASNGSCWSQTEVKQEEGVVCGGGGAQDSSGQRQQWQINLLDHIDAVQDDVTHRMDFIERELDVLESWLDYTGELEPPEPLARLPQLKQRVKQLLAELGKVQQIALRCAT
- the phf20a gene encoding PHD finger protein 20 isoform X5, with protein sequence MEYAHQTLSSKETDEDRMSKTPPNRRGITFEVGAQLEARDSLKNWYAANIEKIDYDDEKVLIHYRQWSHRYDEWFDWTSPYLRPVERIQLRRQGLQDDCPVPGFHVHDKVLASWSDCRFYPAKVLSVNKDASYTVKFYDGVVQTVKEIHVKPYVRGQREVGGKPGSADRNRARKPRNKRDRRPQENGGLKRKRARRSTSDQEDDSNTEDEDDEDEWEEREGDESCKRNDSDEDGTKEREVPVKQEEGAQEAEQNHLREPAKETEHLNGVKEEGENGQSEGQYSHLLNGGIKKEDVEMMSENKPQIDESSHDETKPSTESPNQTSQTVPGTVVSIASTNENKEQEVATQPDTSKAEVQPAPIVKPVRKQGFHNPNRFSREPLYRVIKNQPPPVLSINLDHNPFKCSSPGCTKSFRKAKLLHYHMKYYHGEDQPLEDLSPTRSVQTRASDKQTFPNNLESPKRRRTISASMYSTVHNPYVVPPSPRGEVKSAGRRTSAPPAVTTQGQQQRALQREKSKENQLDRNGCKSLDGEKSGLDVVLVKERDRLKDKKPKDFLRIKLKKKKKKKKSKSDEDSVSDWSTDSCGWSEEEYGEELDVTTPPLSLDSVTLETSDQEIVRCICEVEEENDFMIQCEECLCWQHGTCMGLLEENVPDKYACYICRDPPGQRQNLRFWYDRDWLSSGHMYGLSFLEENYSHQNSKKIAATHQLLGDVHHVVEVLNGLQLKMSVLQSQTHPDLRLWRQPWKLTERPWKRGDSYSGTDTVPSPMATEEDRAHSEVLSAALEKLSRATSSSSSCSSPYQSFQDSYISSEHCYQKPRAYYPAVEQRLVVETRRGSELEDSLRSTEDLLEREQRYGGLLDTDKPKALNTITKASNGSCWSQTEVKQEEGVVCGGGGAQDSSGQRQQWQINLLDHIDAVQDDVTHRMDFIERELDVLESWLDYTGELEPPEPLARLPQLKQRVKQLLAELGKVQQIALRCAT
- the phf20a gene encoding PHD finger protein 20 isoform X2 gives rise to the protein MEYAHQTLSSKETDEDRMSKTPPNRRGITFEVGAQLEARDSLKNWYAANIEKIDYDDEKVLIHYRQWSHRYDEWFDWTSPYLRPVERIQLRRQGLQDDCPVPGFHVHDKVLASWSDCRFYPAKVLSVNKDASYTVKFYDGVVQTVKEIHVKPYVRGQREVGGKPGSADRNRARKPRNKRDRRPQENGGLKRKRARRSTSDQEDDSNTEDEDDEDEWEEREGDESCKRNDSDEDGTKEREVPVKQEEGAQEAEQNHLREPAKETEHLNGVKEEGENGQSEGQYSHLLNGGIKKEDVEMMSENKPQIDESSHDETKPSTESPNQTSQTVPGTVVSIASTNENKEQEVATQPDTSKAEVQPAPIVKPVRKQGFHNPNRFSREPLYRVIKNQPPPVLSINLDHNPFKCSSPGCTKSFRKAKLLHYHMKYYHGEDQPLEDLSPTRSVQTRASDKQTFPNNLESPKRRRTISASMYSTVHNPYVVPPSPRGEVKSAGRRTSAPPAVTTQGQQQRALQREKSKENQLDRNGCKSLDGEKSGLDVVLVKERDRLKDKKPKDFLRIKLKKKKKKKKSKSEHTGSEENIDISILGLQSKLNLPLKFPLSHNHKSEAYLCRPGYNQSEQIHMNDEDSVSDWSTDSCGWSEEEYGEELDVTTPPLSLDSVTLETSDQEIVRCICEVEEENDFMIQCEECLCWQHGTCMGLLEENVPDKYACYICRDPPGQRQNLRFWYDRDWLSSGHMYGLSFLEENYSHQNSKKIAATHQLLGDVHHVVEVLNGLQLKMSVLQSQTHPDLRLWRQPWKLTERPWKRGDSYSGTDTVPSPMATEEDRAHSEVLSAALEKLSRATSSSSSCSSPYQSFQDSYISSEHCYQKPRAYYPAVEQRLVVETRRGSELEDSLRSTEDLLEREQRYGGLLDTDKPKALNTITKASNGSCWSQTEVKQEEGVVCGGGGAQDSSGQRQQWQINLLDHIDAVQDDVTHRMDFIERELDVLESWLDYTGELEPPEPLARLPQLKQRVKQLLAELGKVQQIALRCAT
- the phf20a gene encoding PHD finger protein 20 isoform X4 — translated: MEYAHQTLSSKETDEDRMSKTPPNRRGITFEVGAQLEARDSLKNWYAANIEKIDYDDEKVLIHYRQWSHRYDEWFDWTSPYLRPVERIQLRRQGLQDDCPVPVSHGFHVHDKVLASWSDCRFYPAKVLSVNKDASYTVKFYDGVVQTVKEIHVKPYVRGQREVGGKPGSADRNRARKPRNKRDRRPQENGGLKRKRARRSTSDQEDDSNTEDEDDEDEWEEREGDESCKRNDSDEDGTKEREVPVKQEEGAQEAEQNHLREPAKETEHLNGVKEEGENGQSEGQYSHLLNGGIKKEDVEMMSENKPQIDESSHDETKPSTESPNQTSQTVPGTVVSIASTNENKEQEVATQPDTSKAEVQPAPIVKPVRKQGFHNPNRFSREPLYRVIKNQPPPVLSINLDHNPFKCSSPGCTKSFRKAKLLHYHMKYYHGEDQPLEDLSPTRSVQTRASDKQTFPNNLESPKRRRTISASMYSTVHNPYVVPPSPRGEVKSAGRRTSAPPAVTTQGQQQRALQREKSKENQLDRNGCKSLDGEKSGLDVVLVKERDRLKDKKPKDFLRIKLKKKKKKKKSKSDEDSVSDWSTDSCGWSEEEYGEELDVTTPPLSLDSVTLETSDQEIVRCICEVEEENDFMIQCEECLCWQHGTCMGLLEENVPDKYACYICRDPPGQRQNLRFWYDRDWLSSGHMYGLSFLEENYSHQNSKKIAATHQLLGDVHHVVEVLNGLQLKMSVLQSQTHPDLRLWRQPWKLTERPWKRGDSYSGTDTVPSPMATEEDRAHSEVLSAALEKLSRATSSSSSCSSPYQSFQDSYISSEHCYQKPRAYYPAVEQRLVVETRRGSELEDSLRSTEDLLEREQRYGGLLDTDKPKALNTITKASNGSCWSQTEVKQEEGVVCGGGGAQDSSGQRQQWQINLLDHIDAVQDDVTHRMDFIERELDVLESWLDYTGELEPPEPLARLPQLKQRVKQLLAELGKVQQIALRCAT
- the phf20a gene encoding PHD finger protein 20 isoform X1 — its product is MEYAHQTLSSKETDEDRMSKTPPNRRGITFEVGAQLEARDSLKNWYAANIEKIDYDDEKVLIHYRQWSHRYDEWFDWTSPYLRPVERIQLRRQGLQDDCPVPVSHGFHVHDKVLASWSDCRFYPAKVLSVNKDASYTVKFYDGVVQTVKEIHVKPYVRGQREVGGKPGSADRNRARKPRNKRDRRPQENGGLKRKRARRSTSDQEDDSNTEDEDDEDEWEEREGDESCKRNDSDEDGTKEREVPVKQEEGAQEAEQNHLREPAKETEHLNGVKEEGENGQSEGQYSHLLNGGIKKEDVEMMSENKPQIDESSHDETKPSTESPNQTSQTVPGTVVSIASTNENKEQEVATQPDTSKAEVQPAPIVKPVRKQGFHNPNRFSREPLYRVIKNQPPPVLSINLDHNPFKCSSPGCTKSFRKAKLLHYHMKYYHGEDQPLEDLSPTRSVQTRASDKQTFPNNLESPKRRRTISASMYSTVHNPYVVPPSPRGEVKSAGRRTSAPPAVTTQGQQQRALQREKSKENQLDRNGCKSLDGEKSGLDVVLVKERDRLKDKKPKDFLRIKLKKKKKKKKSKSEHTGSEENIDISILGLQSKLNLPLKFPLSHNHKSEAYLCRPGYNQSEQIHMNDEDSVSDWSTDSCGWSEEEYGEELDVTTPPLSLDSVTLETSDQEIVRCICEVEEENDFMIQCEECLCWQHGTCMGLLEENVPDKYACYICRDPPGQRQNLRFWYDRDWLSSGHMYGLSFLEENYSHQNSKKIAATHQLLGDVHHVVEVLNGLQLKMSVLQSQTHPDLRLWRQPWKLTERPWKRGDSYSGTDTVPSPMATEEDRAHSEVLSAALEKLSRATSSSSSCSSPYQSFQDSYISSEHCYQKPRAYYPAVEQRLVVETRRGSELEDSLRSTEDLLEREQRYGGLLDTDKPKALNTITKASNGSCWSQTEVKQEEGVVCGGGGAQDSSGQRQQWQINLLDHIDAVQDDVTHRMDFIERELDVLESWLDYTGELEPPEPLARLPQLKQRVKQLLAELGKVQQIALRCAT